AGCTGCGCGTTCTTCGTTCCTCGATCCCCCACTTCCTTACTATCTAATCCTACCTCACACGTCCTTCTTCCTTCTTCTTCGGGCCCTTTCCGGAACTGCTGCTTCCGCTTTCTCTCCACTCTCAGCTCGCGTTCCAGGAACAACGGCTACACGCCTCCACCGACCTCCGGGACTCGGTCAACCGGGGCGGGACACGTCTTCCTCTCACGTTCAGCGACCACTATGGGCGGTCAGATACTGTTCTCGTACTCGACCCTCTTCTGCGCCACCTGCCTCGACGCTCCCGAGTGTGTTGACGGACTCTGGGACTTCGGTAGATGAATCTACCGGTCTGCCTGGTTTCCGGCGTCGGTTGATGTAACGGCTGGCGAGGCTGGCGTCTTATCTCGCGACGGTTGGTCCGCAGACCAAAATGGCGGCGTCGCGAGGGCGGTTCCCACACCGGAACGGTGTCGCGGGCGATCCTCGTGCGTGAGCGATCGTGCTCGGCGGTATGATGTACCGCGCGGGGAATACCGCGGGTGTCGGGTGGCTTACGGCGGACGAATGCGTCTGTGCCGGCCTGTACGCGAAGCGTACGAACACCGAGGGGTTCTGTGGGCACAATGGGGACGGAAATTAGCGATGGCGGAGGGAGGTTGGACGGCGATAGATCGGGGAAGCAACGACATTTACCTGGATGTCCACAAATCAACGCAGGCTCCTCCTGCTTGCGTCCGGATCTCCAGATCGTCGGACGGCTTTCCTCCGGGATGGCGTCTACCGGATCTACTTCCACTTCACTTCCGAAACTTCACTTTTGAAACGGTGATATTACGGGTATCGACCGTTCTTCTACAAAATACCAGGCAAAGTGACCGTTGCAATGGCGGGGTTTTCCCAGCGATCCTCAACCTCCCCCTTCTGGACTCCTTCGTCCCATCGTCCCATCGTCCTGGTCATCGCCGCTACCCAAGGCGGGCGTTTGCGATGATCTCGTGCGCTCCTAGCGGTGACTAGCGCAACTAGCGGTGCAGCGTTGGTAGCGTCCGTAGGGGCTGGACAGCTACGCTAGTAGGTCGTTCTGCCCGCAAGCCTTCTCAAGTGCTCCCTCCGTAACTTGCCGCGGAACAAACGATCGCACTAATCTTGGGATGCAAATACCATAGGTTACAAATCAAACTAAAAACACAAGACGcaatttttgagttaaaaaaaaaaacaaaataaatttcaaatctaTTCCCGTTCCAAATGTTACCTCCCATTCCATTTACCCCACTGACTGACTGCTGCCGCTGCCTGACTGTCACACGACCCGGCGCGTCACAGCCTCCTACGCTGCCGGTGAATCTCGTTTAAACGACGACACTGGCGATGACGACTAGATCTGTCGTCTACGCGATGCATTGCACTTTTCCTCAAAAAGAGGGGGGCAAGAAAGGGCGGCGCATTTCCGACTGCAAAACTGAATGAATTTTGTTCCGAAAATGTGTGGGCGACGACGGCGGCGTGTGAGTAATTGGTAAATAGTGGCTTGACTGTAGCTTGAATGATtcattcatgaaaaaataaagccGCCGGcagaaaaactattaaaaccGTTTCGTGCAGCGTGTTGTGTAGTACTACCAAAGTACAACCGCCTCCTATGATGGCAATAGTGTGGACGCCCCCGCGCCAAGTTTTAAATTGTTCATGAATGGgatgaaaaagaagaaaaaaaaacaacatcatGGAATCAACGCGATTTCCACCTCCGCACAATCGACAATCAGCTGGAGCTTGAAGAGACGAATGAGGAAAAAAGGTCATTGTTTTCTGCTTTGAGGTTAAGCGTCGTATGGCCCTGCAACAAAGCATGCGACCGGACCTGAACCTACGACAACATCGCTCGCAGTAGGCTGCGATGCGACGCCACCTTTGACAGATAGGGTGACGACTCGggattaaaaacactttttttattactttattCTGTAACTATTTGCGATGAATCATCATTCTGCTGTAAATTCCATTAGCGGTGTTTTCCGTGTATGTGAATCTAAACCAGTAAGGTCCAACGCCGAAATTGGGAGCACTGCAAAGAAAATAGAAAGAATATCAAAACCAATAAATTGTCATAGAAAAGTTGGTAAAATTCCATTTCCAGCCATTTCACAAACAGTGgccagaagaaaaaataataaagggcAGGTGTTTATGTTCcagacatgaccaatatgacaaagagcATTTTTTCTGACAACTGATAGCCGAATAATGATTTTCGAAAAGTTGGGCTACGTTATCGAGCAACTTACCACAGACGATCGCATGTGTTAAACCACCAGCCACCATCCCAGTAATTCTCACACTCCGGACTATAGTTTCTCCTATCGTAAGTCGAAAAAGGCATACTATTCGAAGTTCCTAAGGCATCGCCTGCACTTCCCGAGTAACCTCCGACCGTGAGCCGGTACTTGTCACCTTCGCCAGCGACCTTAAACTGAGAATATCTCGCATATCCGTACTTTTCATTTTTATCCTTCAACTCAATGACCAGCTCGTACTCGTCACTATTGGTGATCTGATGCAGGGCCTCGAGGCCGAGCCAGAATTCCGTGTCGCTCCCAACGGTGCCAAATCCAGTACGGTACTTGTCCCAGCCTTGGTTGAAGATCAGCTGAGATCTGTCTTCCTTGATGATTCGCTGCTGAAACACCAGCCAGCCACCACCAAAAGTCGTCATTTCACAGTAAACGGTTTGATTCAGTGGGACAGCTTTGAACAATCCCGATGTGGTGGCCGTTTTGCATGGATCCCATTCGGACTTCTCCGGGACAGTTTCAACGTTTGATGTTGAGACAATAATTTCTTCTACCATCGGTTTTTGATTCTGCTGCAGAATAGATTCCAATTTGGTAATTCTTTCGAAAAGGCTACGAAAGGTTAGGATAATCTTTTACTgcccttttttaaagttttgaaaacatacTCGGAAATGTTGGCAACGATATTTGGTGTCAAATCAGCAGATTTCGCCTCAGCCACCTCCTCCGAACCATTATCAATTGAATCGATGTTAAAAGAAACATGCAGCGATAGACTGttgaattaaatgaaaattaatttaaaacacttaaaagCATGCTTTACCTCTGAAAATCCTACTTTTTAATTACGTATAGATTTTTGCCAGATCCATCCTCCGTCATTGTTTTGTTTCTATTCAGAGCACTTCCAAGTCGGTCAAAAATCTTGAACAGGCTGATGAATagtgttaaaaattaaatttaaacaatttccactgtttttttttccaaatttcaacatGCCTGTTCATTTGCTGTTCACTGAGCTGATTTCCTTGCGTTTCCATCAAACACATCAATAAAACCGCAAAAATGGCACACTTCATCGTTACTTCACGAAATTTACAGAACCGCCTGCTCTAACAAGTCAACAAACTATGACTGCCagcttcaaaaataatttctgcGCGCTTTATACACGCCAAATTTTGATAACAAAACGGGCTTCTCAAAATTATCATCACTCAAGAAAGTCTAAACAAAGGTCAAAGTGGTCGCATttgtttttgatcaaatttctaCATCCTGAATTTTTCAACCAAGAATCATTCCCAATTAAATCAAGCAGCGTGGAAtcctttttatttgagtttttttaattttttaagttttttagtttttgtttgtttttaactgttttggtttttaatttttttagttttttagtttattttttaatttttttagttttctagttattttagttttttagttttttagttagttttttagtttttagtttttaagttttttagttttttagtttattttttttaattttttagtattttagtttatttttttaattttttagttttttagttttttagttttttagttttttagtttttaagttttttagttttttagttttttagttttttagttttttagttttttagttttttagttttttagtttttttgtttttttagttttttagttttttagttttttagttttttagtttttttttgttttttggtttttttagttttttagttttttagttttgctaattttgccAATATGGTCAACCACCATCAAACCgccattttcatttttgtaatttttgtaatttttgtaattttggaaatttttgtaatttttgaaatttttgtattttttgtaatttttgtaatttttgtaatttttgtaatttttgtaatttttgtaatttttgtgatttttgtaatttttgtaatttttgtaatttttgtaatttttgtaatttttgtaatttttgtaatttttgtaatttttgtaatttttgtaatttttgtaatttttgtaatttttttattttttgtaatttttgtaatttttgtaatttttgtaatttttgtaatttttgtaatttttgtaatttttgtaatttttgtaatttttgtaatttttgtaatttttgtaatttttgtaatttttgtaatttttgtaatttttgtaatttttgtaatttttgtaatttttgtaatttttgtaatttttgtaatttttgtaatttttgtaatttttgtaatttttgtaatttttgtaatttttgtaatttttgtaatttttgtaatttttgtaatttttgtaatttttgtaatttttgtaatttttgtaattgtttgcgcATGCAAAAGGTTCAGATTGTAGATTTGTATCAGTTCAGTTAGATCTAGTTCTACAGAATAATTCTAAGCATCTCCAAATGAGTTCTTGGCATTGTTATAGAATTTCCCGCTAGAACTACCAGCTTTGGTCACAAGAATCTTTGCTTGAAGTGGCCATTGCTCCTCGAGACACAGTACAGAACAGATCAGACAGAACAGAACCGTCCTGTTCTGAAATACAGCTCAAGATGTAGAAAGTTACAGTTTTCTTGTCTAATTACCGTCCAGTACAGTTCAATAAACCGACAGAAACTAAGAGCAATAAAGTTTTGATTAGAATTTACTGTGCACCAGCTAACCCGCGAGTTTCAGTTCTGTCCAGATCCGATTATGCCACGAACCAAGCACCAGACGCTCTTATGTGCGTtaacagtaatttttgtaatttttgtaatttttgtaatttttgtaatttttgtaatttttgtaatttttgtaatttttgtaatttttgtaatttttgtaatttatgtaatttttgtaatttttgccatttttgtaatttttggaatttttgtaattttttttattttttgtaatttttgtcatttttgacatttttgtcatttttgtaatttttggaatttttgtaatttttttttattttttgtaatttttgtcatttttgtcatttttgtattttttaattgttttaacttttaaaaattatttctttttctttctatgGAGTCGTCACCGTGTAGCACCGttactgacagctgtcaaaattgattACCGTCGCGGCACTTTCATGCACGCCGCGCGCACTGTTCTAATCCAAGTTGGCCTGTACGTAGCCGAATGCACTGGCAAGCTGCAGTGTGTCACTGTGTCATGGCGGCGACTTGCCGACTTGGACGATGATTGGCCCCTCGTGCGTGACTACAAAAGATAAACAGTTGCAATTTtctgcacaacaacaacaaaaagaatgaatgaatgaacccACGGCGGCTGATGGCGCGGGAAACCTAATCAGACGCAATCACGTGGCTTGCTGCTGTTGCGTTGGGTCTGACAAAAAAAGCAATATGGCCGCCAAGCGGAAATTACACAACGCTTCTAGTTGGTCAAATTGACCGGTTTGAAGCACTTTTTGTAGCATTTCCGGCGTGCTCACTCTTGTAGAGTGAGTCGCacaattttcaagcaatttcatCAAGAGTTCGACGAGAACGAACGGTTCAAAAACTCCAATTGAACACCACCTGTACTTTCCCCATGAGCTCAATTGAAGCATTAAACACGGTTGGAGATCGATTCTGCGGTTTTGTGGTCCATCGCGAAAGCGAAAGCCCTTTTAGTCATTGATCGTGGGATGACCTTCTTCTCCTTTCTTTTTTCCAGGAAACCCTGAACGCCCGACTGAACTCCCGGGTGGACTCGATGGTCGCGCAAGGCCTACTGGCGGAGATCCGTCAGTTCTACGAGCGCTTCGTGAAGCCGTACGAGTGAGTTGTGTCAACCATCTCTGTTAATCGCCTACTACGatcttaaatatttatttttttcgtcaaGTGACAACGACTTCCACCGTGGAATTCTGCAGAGCATCGGCTTCAAGGAGTTTGTGCGGTATCTGGAAAAGTACGACCGCGACCACGACCGGCTCATCGAGGAGGCCATGGCCAACACCGGTGAAGGTGTGGCCAACCCTCCGGAAGGTCTGCCGCTGCTCCGCAGCTGTCTGGACAACCTGAAGCTGGTGACGCAACGCTACTCCAAGAAGCAGCTCAAGTGGATCAACCATCGCTTCCTGGTGGACGGCCCTCGGGAAGTGAGTCGTAAAGTTTTACGATCCTTGTGGGGGGAAGGGAAGGGAATCGGAAACAGCTGGTGCACACACCCCTCGTTTTGGCTTTCACTTCTGCACGTCACGTGTCCCTCGTTTCATCAATAACATTATCTTGTTAGCGTCTAATGAATAATTAAATCactcaaatttgaagatttttttttattgtgaagcGATTGGGAATCGCGTGACAGCTGGGTTTGAGCGGAGGGAAATGCCCCTTGTGGCGCATTTTTCGGCACGATACCCTATAATTTACCAATTTTAAAGCGTGTTCATaacaaggggctggaaactctaatattattcaagaatactgagtatacttacgatattccagtatacttgttagtatactaaccgaaaagcaataaactgtaagtatattaagatactctcagtatattggttagtatactggcgatatgtaaaggaaataataagtatactaacatatattttgatatactggttagcataataattatagctctaagagtttccaaccccttggTTCATAATGGCTCCGGTATCGATTTGGCACTCAATTTGGGTTGAGGAATTATTCAGCTGAAAACACACGAGGCGGACGTAgtgtaaaatatatttattcaaGTATTTATTACATTCTCGAATTATATGCATTAAGGATTGAAAAGCTACGAGTGTAATCCCCCTAGGATT
This is a stretch of genomic DNA from Culex pipiens pallens isolate TS chromosome 1, TS_CPP_V2, whole genome shotgun sequence. It encodes these proteins:
- the LOC120422072 gene encoding fibrinogen-like protein 1, yielding MKCAIFAVLLMCLMETQGNQLSEQQMNSLFKIFDRLGSALNRNKTMTEDGSGKNLYVIKNLSLHVSFNIDSIDNGSEEVAEAKSADLTPNIVANISDLFERITKLESILQQNQKPMVEEIIVSTSNVETVPEKSEWDPCKTATTSGLFKAVPLNQTVYCEMTTFGGGWLVFQQRIIKEDRSQLIFNQGWDKYRTGFGTVGSDTEFWLGLEALHQITNSDEYELVIELKDKNEKYGYARYSQFKVAGEGDKYRLTVGGYSGSAGDALGTSNSMPFSTYDRRNYSPECENYWDGGWWFNTCDRLCAPNFGVGPYWFRFTYTENTANGIYSRMMIHRK